In Crinalium epipsammum PCC 9333, the following are encoded in one genomic region:
- a CDS encoding S8 family serine peptidase, whose amino-acid sequence MNDAANQPNYAQKNPIFSGVSEENIGNILQRGGEELGLLKVSDRFTIRPTNPEASDQFATTLPAELSLEIPKVQLEEFIVAPGQRDEVMQTARESDQVAFASHVYQFENHPETLVYLTDQLTIQFADGVNEQEISAIAQSYGLNRLQPVIGIPNTYVFQVTKLAQENPVKIANRLMKLSEVLLAEPNIVVPQEKHYRPKDSLYPQQWYLYNSGGKQQLVAGAHIDIEKAWDITRGVRSIVVAVADDGFDLSHPDFQGQGKIIAPRDLQDKDLLPLPTAEEENHGTACAGVAIAEENNSGIVGVAPGCGFMPIRTTGYLDDNSVEQVFDWAINKGAAVVSCSWGAASIYFPLSLRQRAALTRATTTGRNGKGCVIVFAAGNANRPLSGTVNERGWSDNFLRGTTQWLSGFTVHPDVITVSACTSLNKKSAYSNWGTNISVCAPSNNAPPGMWFEQKGYLYTAPPVQSSLPGLGILTTDRVSLAGYETSNFTADFGGTSSAAPVVAGVAALVLSANPNLTALEVKRILQETADKIVDRNADAQLGLQLGTYDVNGYSQWFGYGKVNAFKAVQAAGERLQQPKVSQYLQVRNDNSVAIPEYNLQGVTSSIQISEAYAPQGGRNPLRDIKISLNIEHSFLGDIEINLKTPTGQTILLQNRTLGAATQLQATYSLQTTPTLKQLLNQPVIGIWQLWIVDYAQIDTGILKSWQLNLGI is encoded by the coding sequence ATGAACGATGCCGCAAATCAGCCTAATTATGCTCAAAAAAATCCTATATTTTCGGGTGTATCTGAGGAAAATATCGGTAATATTTTGCAGCGTGGTGGAGAGGAATTAGGGCTGTTAAAGGTGAGCGATCGCTTTACTATCCGCCCAACTAACCCAGAAGCATCAGATCAGTTTGCAACAACGCTACCTGCTGAATTATCCCTTGAAATTCCCAAAGTACAGCTAGAAGAATTTATCGTTGCACCAGGTCAGCGTGATGAAGTGATGCAGACGGCAAGGGAATCAGATCAAGTTGCTTTTGCTAGTCATGTATATCAGTTTGAAAATCATCCAGAAACCTTGGTTTATCTCACGGATCAGCTAACAATTCAATTTGCTGATGGGGTAAACGAGCAAGAAATCAGTGCGATCGCACAATCTTATGGCTTAAACCGACTACAACCAGTTATTGGTATCCCCAACACTTATGTATTTCAAGTTACCAAGCTTGCTCAAGAAAATCCGGTAAAAATTGCTAATCGTTTGATGAAACTTTCAGAAGTTTTGTTAGCTGAACCTAATATAGTAGTACCACAAGAAAAACACTACCGACCTAAAGATTCTTTATATCCTCAGCAATGGTATCTCTACAATAGTGGTGGTAAGCAACAGTTAGTTGCTGGCGCTCATATTGATATTGAAAAAGCTTGGGATATTACTCGCGGTGTACGTTCTATCGTTGTAGCTGTGGCGGATGACGGCTTTGATCTGAGTCATCCAGATTTTCAAGGGCAAGGAAAGATTATTGCTCCCAGAGATTTACAAGACAAAGATTTGTTACCTTTACCCACAGCAGAAGAAGAAAATCACGGTACTGCTTGTGCAGGAGTTGCGATCGCAGAAGAAAACAATTCTGGTATCGTCGGTGTTGCCCCAGGCTGCGGTTTTATGCCCATTCGCACCACTGGTTATTTAGATGACAACTCTGTTGAGCAAGTTTTTGACTGGGCAATTAATAAAGGTGCTGCTGTCGTTTCCTGTAGTTGGGGAGCCGCTTCGATATATTTTCCCCTTTCCTTACGCCAAAGAGCCGCACTCACCCGCGCCACTACTACTGGACGAAATGGTAAAGGTTGTGTAATAGTCTTTGCTGCGGGTAATGCTAATCGTCCACTGAGCGGTACTGTAAATGAGCGTGGCTGGTCGGATAATTTTTTGCGAGGGACTACCCAGTGGTTAAGCGGTTTTACTGTTCATCCCGACGTAATCACGGTTTCTGCCTGCACCAGTCTTAACAAAAAATCAGCCTATAGTAACTGGGGAACTAACATATCTGTATGTGCGCCCAGCAATAATGCACCACCAGGAATGTGGTTTGAACAAAAAGGCTATCTTTATACTGCTCCTCCAGTCCAATCCTCACTACCTGGATTAGGTATTTTAACCACTGATCGCGTCAGCTTAGCTGGGTATGAAACCAGTAATTTTACTGCTGATTTCGGCGGTACTTCTAGCGCGGCTCCTGTTGTGGCTGGAGTTGCGGCGCTAGTTTTATCGGCTAATCCTAATTTAACGGCTCTTGAAGTTAAGCGCATTCTTCAAGAAACTGCTGATAAAATTGTCGATCGCAATGCTGATGCTCAACTCGGTTTACAACTGGGTACTTATGACGTTAACGGTTATTCTCAATGGTTTGGCTACGGTAAAGTAAATGCTTTTAAAGCTGTGCAAGCTGCGGGTGAGCGTTTACAACAACCAAAAGTTTCCCAATATCTTCAAGTACGCAATGACAACAGTGTTGCTATTCCTGAATATAATCTCCAAGGGGTTACCAGTAGTATTCAAATTAGCGAAGCTTACGCGCCGCAAGGCGGTCGCAATCCCCTACGAGATATTAAAATCAGCCTTAACATTGAACACAGTTTTTTAGGCGATATAGAAATTAATTTAAAAACCCCTACAGGTCAAACAATACTATTACAAAATCGCACACTCGGCGCTGCGACTCAACTACAAGCCACCTATTCCCTACAAACTACACCCACACTTAAACAACTGCTTAATCAACCTGTTATAGGTATTTGGCAGTTATGGATTGTAGATTATGCCCAAATTGATACTGGAATCCTCAAAAGTTGGCAGTTAAACTTAGGCATTTAA
- a CDS encoding lysophospholipid acyltransferase family protein — translation MQLSSEPTTQTSTSTKEGSVTSRVASWLKSIAYPVARYGILPFYFSRIEVTGQENLPTEGAVILAPTHRARWDAFVVPYATGPYVTGRDLRFMVSANEMKGLQGWFVRRLGGFPIDTEQPGIGSFRHGVELLLNKEMLVIFPEGNIFRDNQVHPLKRGLARIALQVESMQPGLGIKIVPISINYSHPFPKWRGTVKVNIASPLEAADYSSESARTNAKKLTADLETVIKQLETINN, via the coding sequence ATGCAGCTTTCTTCTGAACCAACTACACAAACATCAACTTCTACCAAAGAAGGCTCCGTTACTTCCCGTGTTGCAAGCTGGTTAAAATCTATAGCCTATCCTGTGGCGCGTTACGGTATACTGCCATTTTACTTTAGTCGGATAGAAGTTACTGGACAAGAAAATTTACCTACAGAAGGTGCAGTTATCCTTGCACCTACCCATCGCGCTCGTTGGGATGCTTTTGTTGTACCTTATGCCACTGGTCCTTATGTTACAGGTCGTGATTTACGGTTTATGGTTTCTGCTAATGAAATGAAAGGGTTACAGGGTTGGTTTGTCCGCAGATTGGGCGGGTTTCCTATTGATACAGAGCAACCAGGAATTGGCAGTTTTCGTCATGGGGTTGAATTGCTACTCAACAAAGAAATGCTGGTTATTTTCCCAGAAGGTAATATTTTTAGAGATAATCAAGTTCACCCATTAAAGCGCGGTTTGGCTCGAATTGCTCTCCAAGTAGAATCAATGCAGCCAGGGTTGGGGATTAAAATTGTACCGATTAGTATTAATTACAGCCATCCATTTCCTAAGTGGCGGGGTACGGTCAAAGTTAATATTGCTTCCCCTTTAGAAGCGGCTGACTATAGCAGTGAATCAGCTAGAACAAATGCTAAAAAATTGACTGCTGATTTAGAAACTGTTATCAAACAGCTTGAAACAATCAACAATTAA
- the tadA gene encoding tRNA adenosine(34) deaminase TadA, with protein MVKIPPPPIEEPEYLVHRKWMEKALALAQAAGDAGEVPVGAVIVDDAGNLIAEAANRKERDRDPTAHAEILAIRTAGKVLGDWHLNQCTLYVTLEPCPMCAGAIVLARLKLLVYGANDPKTGAIRTVANIPDSACSNHRLSVLAGILESPCRQQLQAWFTQHRSIN; from the coding sequence TTGGTAAAAATTCCCCCACCGCCGATTGAGGAGCCTGAGTATTTAGTACATCGCAAATGGATGGAAAAAGCTTTGGCACTAGCTCAAGCTGCTGGTGATGCTGGTGAAGTGCCTGTAGGAGCAGTTATTGTTGACGATGCTGGTAACTTAATTGCTGAAGCTGCTAATCGTAAAGAGCGCGATCGCGATCCGACAGCACACGCTGAAATCTTAGCGATCCGAACTGCTGGCAAAGTTTTAGGCGACTGGCATCTTAACCAATGCACTCTTTACGTTACCTTAGAACCTTGCCCAATGTGTGCAGGTGCGATCGTCCTAGCGCGGTTAAAATTGCTAGTTTATGGCGCAAATGACCCTAAAACTGGCGCAATTCGGACTGTGGCTAATATTCCTGATAGTGCTTGCTCTAACCATCGCCTATCAGTATTAGCTGGTATTTTAGAATCTCCCTGTCGCCAACAACTACAAGCTTGGTTTACCCAACACCGTTCAATCAATTAA
- the grxC gene encoding glutaredoxin 3: protein MLEFLNPILGRHPEQVKANVEIYTWQTCPFCIRAKMLLWWKGVNYQEYKIDGDEAARNQMAERANGKRTLPQIFINNQHIGGCDDIYALDKQVQLDSLLAQSATS from the coding sequence ATGCTTGAATTTCTTAACCCTATTTTAGGTCGTCACCCAGAACAAGTTAAAGCTAATGTAGAAATTTACACTTGGCAAACCTGCCCTTTCTGTATTCGGGCAAAGATGTTGCTGTGGTGGAAAGGTGTTAACTATCAAGAATATAAAATTGATGGGGACGAAGCAGCCAGAAATCAAATGGCTGAACGTGCTAATGGTAAGCGGACACTACCACAAATTTTTATTAATAATCAACACATAGGCGGATGTGATGATATTTACGCCTTGGATAAACAAGTTCAATTGGATTCATTATTAGCACAATCGGCAACATCGTAA